The proteins below come from a single Maylandia zebra isolate NMK-2024a linkage group LG23, Mzebra_GT3a, whole genome shotgun sequence genomic window:
- the slc19a2 gene encoding thiamine transporter 1: protein MSVFVPTVLLCVYGFFTSMRPCEPFITAYLMGPDKNLTETQVVNEIFPVWTYSYLFLLFPIFLATDFLCYKPVLVLQASSLVVTYVMLWRAQGMLAMQLLEFFYGLSTASEVAYYSYIYSVVEPEHYQRVTAYCRSVTLFGSAAGSLTGQLLVSVAEVDKVYLVIITLASASVAFLVPCFLPMPKRSLFFHRRAGAEEARPRSSSRTATRMEKAEDSDSRVPLNRPDISRASRSSEAGSGSGGLVAVLRMLFDDFVQCYRCRTLLAWSLWWALATCGYFQIINYSQPLWEHILPSKENIIYNGYVETLSTLLGALAALLVGCLPVTWALWGELALCVLSLLMAVCVFVMNTEHIWLSYSFYILFRTTYMLLITVATYQVVASLNMQRYALVFGVNTFVALLLQSLLTLVVVDSSVLGLKVFTQFFIYGAYFAVISAIFLFAGLYKLVSRRHSEQKPLPGSRAQSETDSPPIGGTDSRTCVGEGSQSSRSS, encoded by the exons ATGTCGGTGTTTGTCCCCACTGTGCTGCTCTGTGTCTACGGCTTCTTCACCAGCATGCGGCCATGCGAGCCCTTCATCACCGCCTACCTGATGGGACCAGACAAGAACCTGACGGAGACTCAG GTTGTCAATGAAATCTTTCCAGTATGGACGTATTCCTATCTGTTCCTGCTGTTCCCCATCTTCCTGGCCACTGACTTCCTCTGTTATAAGCCGGTGTTGGTGCTCCAGGCCAGCAGCTTAGTGGTCACCTATGTCATGCTGTGGAGGGCACAGGGCATGCTGGCCATGCAGCTGTTGGAGTTTTTCTACGGTCTGTCCACAGCTTCAGAGGTGGCCTACTATTCCTACATCTACAGCGTGGTGGAGCCGGAGCACTACCAGAGAGTGACTGCTTACTGCCGCAGCGTGACTTTGTTCGGATCAGCGGCTGGGTCTTTGACCGGTCAGTTGCTGGTATCCGTGGCCGAAGTTGACAAGGTCTACCTCGTCATCATTACACTGGCGTCAGCCTCTGTGGCTTTTCTGGTGCCCTGCTTTCTCCCCATGCCCAAGAGGAGCTTGTTCTTCCACAGGCGTGCAGGAGCAGAGGAGGCTAGGccccgcagcagcagcagaaccgCCACCAGGATGGAGAAGGCGGAGGATTCGGACAGCAGGGTGCCGCTGAACAGGCCGGATATCTCCAGG GCATCCAGGTCCTCTGAGGCAGGAAGTGGCAGCGGGGGGCTCGTGGCGGTCCTGCGGATGCTGTTTGATGACTTTGTGCAGTGCTACAGGTGTCGCACCCTGCTGGCCTGGTCGCTGTGGTGGGCTCTGGCCACCTGTGGCTACTTCCAGATCATCAACTATTCTCAGCCGCTGTGGGAGCACATTCTTCCATCCAAGGAAAACATCATCTACAACGGCTATGTAGAGACCCTGTCCACGCTCCTCG GGGCTCTGGCGGCGCTGCTGGTGGGCTGCCTGCCTGTGacctgggctctgtggggggagttggctctgtgtgtgctctccctgctcatggctgtgtgtgtgtttgtcatgaaCACGGAGCACATCTGGCTGTCATACAGCTTCTACATTCTCTTTAGAACCACGTACATGCTGCTCATCACTGTGGCCAC GTATCAGGTTGTGGCCAGCCTGAACATGCAGCGGTATGCGCTGGTGTTTGGAGTGAACACCTTTGTGGCTCTGCTGCTGCAGTCTCTGCTCACGCTGGTGGTGGTGGACTCCTCTGTCCTGGGCCTTAAAGTCTTCACTCAG TTCTTCATCTACGGTGCCTACTTTGCTGTCATTTCTGCGATCTTCCTCTTTGCTGGGCTTTATAAACTGGTCTCCAGGCGGCACTCTGAGCAGAAGCCTCTGCCCGGCAGCCGAGCGCAATCGGAGACGGACTCTCCACCGATCGGTGGCACAGACTCCAGGACATGTGTtggtgaaggttctcagtcatccaggtcatcgtag
- the arl6ip6 gene encoding ADP-ribosylation factor-like protein 6-interacting protein 6: protein MSSRYMFGQEPARSARRNGPKPWPVVALSVLGSAGAVAAVGFLCALIYPILKELRAERVTGEDGTEEKMLGFWSLLVLSVLVGCICCVFSWMLTYLDSFQPGMDFPTLRTVAHVRDASDRGFHVGYGVAVLNGIMAMLTIIWSLC, encoded by the exons CGTTACATGTTCGGACAGGAGCCCGCCAGGAGCGCGAGGCGGAACGGCCCCAAACCATGGCCCGTGGTCGCGCTGTCGGTGCTGGGCTCGGCCGGAGCAGTGGCCGCGGTCGGGTTTCTCTGCGCCCTCATCTACCCCATACTCAAAG AGCTGCGGGCAGAGAGGGTGACAGGAGAGGATGGCACTGAGGAGAAGATGCTCG GCTTCTGgagtctcctggtcctgtcagtaTTAGTAGGATGCATCTGCTGCGTCTTCTCGTGGATGCTCACCTACCTTGACTCGTTCCAGCCTGGTATGGATTTCCCGACACTGCGGACAGTGGCCCACGTCAG AGACGCTTCTGACCGTGGCTTCCACGTGGGATATGGAGTTGCTGTTCTTAATGGCATCATGGCCATGCTCACCATCATCTGGAGTctctgctga